Proteins found in one Oribacterium sp. oral taxon 102 genomic segment:
- the accB gene encoding acetyl-CoA carboxylase biotin carboxyl carrier protein: MDLEKIEGLVRIMEGSSLKTMKLRDGEFEISMSKLDNAPVLASPGLPAFPGYSGAGSATAEGKESAAAGEEQEDLEFHITSPIVGTFYSAAGPDIPAYVKVGDRVRAGDTVCIVEAMKMMNEITADYDCEIEAVLVSNEQKVEYGQPLFRVKKL; the protein is encoded by the coding sequence ATGGATCTGGAGAAAATTGAGGGACTGGTGAGAATCATGGAGGGCTCTTCCCTGAAGACCATGAAGCTCCGTGACGGAGAATTCGAAATCAGCATGAGCAAGCTGGACAATGCGCCGGTACTTGCATCTCCGGGGCTTCCGGCATTTCCGGGCTACAGCGGAGCGGGAAGCGCGACAGCGGAGGGGAAGGAGAGCGCTGCAGCGGGAGAGGAGCAGGAGGATCTGGAATTTCATATCACGAGCCCCATCGTAGGAACCTTTTACTCCGCTGCGGGCCCGGACATTCCCGCTTATGTAAAGGTGGGAGACCGTGTGCGGGCGGGAGACACCGTCTGCATCGTGGAGGCAATGAAGATGATGAACGAGATCACGGCGGACTATGACTGCGAGATCGAGGCAGTGCTGGTTTCCAATGAGCAGAAGGTGGAGTACGGACAGCCGCTGTTCCGTGTGAAGAAGCTTTGA
- a CDS encoding biotin-dependent carboxyltransferase family protein: MGFRVIKGGMLTTVQDLGRSGYQSQGFNVGGVMDVRSFRIANLLLDNPENEAVLECTLIGPTLEFTAAQIIAITGGDFRPELNDEPVPMYTAIYVNKGDVLKLGSARTGRSCYIAFSNYLQAPVVMGSRSTNLKCGIGGFKGRKLMDGDFLDMRIKRRVYLPYFLSRTLPIREYEDSAVTLRVIMGPQEQMFTHRGIDRFLNSEFTVSGNFDRMGVRLDGSFIETKRGSDIISDGIALGAVQVPAHGKPIILLADRQTTGGYAKIATVASVDLPKLAQCRTDDRIRFRRITVEEAQALLREEENSLQEMRNQIHKPCREVLAVRLTAKRLEQLFPA, translated from the coding sequence ATGGGATTCCGAGTGATAAAGGGCGGCATGCTGACCACGGTGCAGGATCTGGGACGCAGCGGCTACCAGAGCCAGGGCTTCAATGTGGGCGGCGTGATGGACGTCCGCTCCTTCCGCATCGCGAATCTCCTTCTGGACAATCCGGAGAATGAAGCTGTGCTGGAGTGTACCCTCATCGGGCCGACGCTGGAGTTTACCGCGGCGCAGATCATCGCCATTACGGGAGGCGATTTCCGTCCGGAGCTGAATGACGAGCCCGTTCCCATGTATACGGCGATTTATGTCAACAAGGGAGATGTGCTGAAGCTGGGGAGCGCGAGGACGGGGCGCAGCTGCTACATTGCCTTCTCCAATTATTTGCAGGCTCCGGTGGTGATGGGCTCCCGCTCCACCAACCTGAAATGCGGGATCGGCGGCTTCAAGGGAAGAAAGCTCATGGACGGCGATTTCCTGGATATGCGGATCAAGCGGAGAGTATACCTGCCCTATTTCCTTTCCCGCACGCTTCCGATCCGGGAATACGAGGATAGTGCGGTGACGCTCCGGGTGATTATGGGACCGCAGGAGCAGATGTTTACCCACCGCGGCATAGACCGCTTCCTGAACAGCGAGTTCACGGTATCCGGCAATTTCGACCGTATGGGCGTCCGGCTGGACGGGAGCTTCATTGAGACGAAGCGGGGCTCGGATATCATTTCCGACGGTATTGCGCTGGGAGCGGTGCAGGTGCCCGCCCACGGCAAGCCGATCATTTTGCTCGCCGACCGGCAGACTACGGGGGGATATGCGAAGATCGCTACGGTAGCCAGCGTGGATCTGCCGAAGCTGGCGCAGTGCCGGACGGACGACCGGATTCGTTTCCGGAGGATCACGGTGGAGGAGGCACAGGCGCTGCTTCGGGAGGAGGAGAACAGCCTGCAGGAGATGCGGAATCAGATCCACAAACCCTGCAGGGAGGTGCTGGCGGTTCGGCTCACGGCGAAGCGTCTGGAGCAGCTCTTCCCGGCATAG
- the pxpB gene encoding 5-oxoprolinase subunit PxpB yields the protein MQNIKVLAEGDSSLLIVFEQTIRPEVNRRIAAVVKLIRQQQIEGIVDMIPTYCALLINYNPLVISYSEIYRRIGSIVRMDTQVDSLHRRIYEIPVVYGGEYGPDLGSIAAHAGLSEEEVVSLHSSRDYLIYMLGFLPGFTYLGGLDERLHTPRLANPRVRIPAGSVGIGGSQTGIYPLDSPGGWQLMGMTPVRTYDPGREKPILVEAGDYIRFLPISPEEYRELQRAVETGNYQCRVYEGEDEWDSE from the coding sequence ATGCAGAATATCAAGGTTTTAGCAGAGGGAGATTCCTCCCTCTTGATTGTATTTGAACAGACGATCCGCCCGGAGGTGAACCGGAGGATCGCGGCGGTGGTGAAGCTGATCCGCCAGCAGCAGATCGAGGGAATCGTAGACATGATCCCCACCTACTGCGCACTCCTCATCAACTATAATCCCCTGGTGATCTCCTATTCGGAGATCTATCGCAGGATCGGCAGCATTGTCCGGATGGATACGCAGGTGGACAGCCTGCACCGCAGGATCTATGAGATTCCGGTGGTTTACGGCGGGGAATACGGTCCGGATCTCGGCAGCATCGCAGCCCATGCGGGGCTCTCCGAGGAGGAGGTCGTCTCTCTTCACAGCTCCCGCGATTACCTCATTTATATGCTGGGCTTCCTGCCGGGCTTCACGTATCTCGGCGGGCTGGACGAGCGGCTTCACACGCCGCGCCTTGCCAATCCCAGAGTGCGCATCCCTGCGGGCTCCGTGGGGATCGGCGGCTCCCAGACCGGTATTTATCCGCTGGACTCTCCCGGCGGCTGGCAGCTCATGGGCATGACGCCGGTCAGAACCTATGATCCCGGGAGAGAGAAGCCGATTCTGGTGGAGGCGGGAGACTATATCCGCTTCCTGCCGATTTCCCCGGAGGAGTACCGGGAGCTGCAGCGCGCGGTGGAGACAGGAAACTATCAATGCAGGGTATATGAGGGGGAGGACGAATGGGATTCCGAGTGA